In the genome of Chlamydia trachomatis A/HAR-13, one region contains:
- a CDS encoding FAD:protein FMN transferase, with translation MGKFFASYLLILAPFFLQSCSAPSRTTLEGVRMTIPYRIVFGEALSPDAFQQAQKEIDRVFDHIDQTFNNWNPLSEISRINRTTKQTPIPLSPALFAFLREIDHFHAFSDGRFDPTLGALKSLWLLHLKSHTIPSQELQHLYKHSSGWHLISLDKTQQTLRKLSPLVQLDLCGTVKGFAVDLLGTACAQFCQNYYVEWGGEIKTRGKHPSGRSWAVASSATPEILHLHDHAIATSGSQYQRWHVDNKTYTHILDPLTGTPLEDSSHPILAVSVINESCAFADAMATALTTFSSKQEALDWANKKHLCAYITDKNVS, from the coding sequence ATGGGAAAGTTTTTTGCGTCATACCTCCTGATCCTAGCCCCCTTCTTCCTCCAATCCTGTTCAGCTCCTTCAAGAACTACTCTTGAAGGGGTCCGTATGACAATTCCTTATCGCATTGTATTTGGAGAAGCACTTTCTCCAGATGCATTCCAACAAGCGCAAAAGGAAATTGATCGAGTGTTTGATCATATCGATCAAACTTTTAATAATTGGAATCCTCTATCCGAAATTTCCCGTATTAATCGCACCACAAAACAAACCCCTATCCCCTTATCGCCAGCACTCTTTGCTTTTCTACGCGAAATAGACCATTTCCACGCCTTCTCTGATGGCCGTTTTGATCCCACCTTAGGCGCTTTAAAAAGCTTATGGCTACTGCACCTAAAATCCCATACCATCCCTTCTCAAGAGCTCCAACACCTCTACAAACACAGCTCTGGATGGCATCTGATTTCTCTTGATAAAACTCAGCAAACTTTAAGGAAACTTTCGCCTCTCGTCCAATTAGATCTCTGCGGAACTGTAAAAGGTTTTGCTGTAGATCTATTAGGAACAGCTTGTGCTCAATTCTGTCAAAATTACTACGTAGAATGGGGAGGAGAAATCAAAACCAGAGGGAAACATCCTTCCGGAAGATCTTGGGCTGTCGCTTCATCAGCTACCCCAGAAATTCTTCATCTGCATGATCATGCTATAGCGACGAGCGGGAGTCAATATCAACGATGGCATGTGGACAACAAAACCTACACCCACATTCTTGACCCGTTAACGGGAACTCCTCTAGAAGATAGCAGCCATCCCATCCTTGCAGTTTCCGTGATCAACGAAAGCTGCGCCTTTGCGGATGCTATGGCTACTGCACTGACGACCTTCTCCTCTAAACAAGAAGCTCTTGACTGGGCAAATAAGAAACATCTTTGCGCATATATTACCGATAAGAACGTTTCATAG
- the folD gene encoding bifunctional methylenetetrahydrofolate dehydrogenase/methenyltetrahydrofolate cyclohydrolase FolD, whose protein sequence is MLLKGAPAADHILATIKENIRACSKAPGLAVVLIGNNPASEIYVNMKIKRATDLGMVSKSYRKPSDATLSDILALIHQLNNDENIHGILVQLPLPKHLDAQAILSTITPDKDVDGLHPVNVGKLLLGETDGFIPCTPAGIVELCKYYEIPLHGKHVVILGRSNIVGKPLAALLMQRHADTNASVTLLHSQSEHLTEITRTADILISAIGVPLFVNKEMIAEKTVIMDVGTSRIPAANPKGYILVGDVDFNNVVPVCRAITPVPGGVGPMTVAMLMRNTWESFLRHTS, encoded by the coding sequence ATGTTATTAAAGGGTGCGCCAGCAGCTGACCATATTTTAGCAACAATCAAGGAAAATATCCGAGCCTGCTCCAAAGCTCCTGGTCTTGCTGTTGTGTTGATAGGAAATAATCCGGCCTCAGAAATCTATGTGAATATGAAAATCAAGCGTGCTACGGATTTGGGGATGGTGTCTAAATCCTATCGCAAGCCCTCGGATGCCACACTATCCGACATTTTAGCGCTCATCCACCAACTCAATAATGATGAGAACATCCACGGAATCCTTGTTCAACTCCCCCTACCCAAACATTTAGACGCTCAAGCTATTCTTTCCACTATCACCCCTGACAAAGACGTCGATGGACTACACCCTGTCAATGTAGGGAAACTACTTCTTGGAGAAACAGATGGATTTATCCCATGCACTCCTGCTGGAATTGTAGAACTGTGCAAATATTATGAGATCCCTCTCCATGGAAAGCACGTTGTTATCTTAGGACGTAGCAATATCGTAGGTAAACCTTTAGCGGCCTTACTTATGCAAAGACATGCAGATACTAATGCTAGTGTCACTCTCCTTCATAGCCAATCTGAGCATCTTACCGAGATCACTAGGACTGCAGATATTCTCATTTCAGCTATTGGAGTACCACTCTTTGTAAATAAAGAGATGATTGCAGAAAAAACGGTGATCATGGATGTCGGTACCTCAAGAATCCCTGCAGCGAATCCTAAAGGTTATATCCTTGTAGGAGATGTCGATTTTAACAATGTTGTACCTGTTTGCCGAGCCATTACTCCTGTCCCTGGTGGAGTTGGCCCAATGACCGTCGCTATGCTAATGAGAAATACATGGGAAAGTTTTTTGCGTCATACCTCCTGA